In a single window of the Planctomycetia bacterium genome:
- a CDS encoding prolipoprotein diacylglyceryl transferase, giving the protein MPDWLADVKSYGVMMTIAFLSAIWMACRRADRSKANPDIVLNIGFISLIFGVAGARLMFVLHYWDTRFANQSNPFAAIFDIRAGGLEFWGGPLLTIPAIVIYLHFIAKASTRWYMDMAAPSLAWGLAVTRIGCFLNGCCWGSVCVDHSDPAVERAEFPWAVQFPYGSPAMAQQFQFGQLTLPKELIFSIERSGEVSPLPQEFIAEAVADDSRTRKSLQEVHAESLKALKVAHDAGVNTPEYAAARAREDVAHKAVLAHANTKIGVVEGQCQKYGLTLAELNELTKSFRSKPVHPTQLYETVSAALICWILSVLFYYRRRHGIVLPWFLMLYSVSRVLHESIRQDNPLDVGGVTISQAISAGTFLAGLLMLVLIYKRMPMVSPRVAPFVWPDEEAATNSR; this is encoded by the coding sequence TTGCCCGACTGGCTTGCCGACGTCAAGAGCTATGGCGTCATGATGACGATCGCCTTTTTGTCGGCGATCTGGATGGCCTGCCGGCGCGCCGACCGTTCAAAGGCAAATCCCGACATCGTGTTGAACATCGGCTTCATCTCACTGATTTTCGGTGTTGCGGGCGCCCGGTTGATGTTCGTGCTGCACTACTGGGACACTCGTTTTGCCAATCAGTCCAACCCGTTCGCCGCGATCTTTGACATTCGCGCCGGCGGCCTGGAGTTCTGGGGCGGTCCGCTGCTGACAATTCCGGCGATCGTCATTTATCTCCACTTCATCGCAAAGGCATCCACCCGGTGGTACATGGACATGGCGGCGCCGTCGCTTGCGTGGGGGCTCGCCGTGACGCGGATCGGATGTTTTTTGAATGGATGCTGCTGGGGATCGGTGTGCGTGGATCATTCCGACCCGGCCGTCGAGCGCGCGGAGTTTCCCTGGGCCGTGCAGTTTCCCTATGGCAGTCCGGCTATGGCACAGCAATTCCAGTTCGGGCAGCTCACGCTTCCCAAGGAGCTGATCTTTTCGATTGAGCGGTCGGGCGAAGTTTCTCCATTGCCCCAGGAATTCATCGCCGAGGCCGTGGCGGACGATTCCAGAACGCGAAAGAGCCTGCAAGAGGTTCACGCCGAATCTTTGAAGGCGCTGAAAGTCGCTCACGACGCGGGTGTTAACACGCCTGAATATGCGGCTGCCCGAGCTCGCGAGGATGTGGCCCACAAGGCCGTTTTGGCCCACGCCAACACCAAGATCGGGGTGGTTGAAGGCCAATGCCAGAAGTACGGACTTACGCTGGCGGAATTGAACGAATTGACCAAAAGCTTTCGCTCGAAACCCGTTCATCCGACGCAGCTTTACGAGACGGTCTCGGCCGCACTTATATGCTGGATTCTCTCTGTGCTCTTCTATTATCGCAGGCGGCATGGGATCGTTCTGCCCTGGTTTTTGATGCTCTACTCGGTTTCCCGGGTGCTTCACGAGTCGATCCGGCAGGATAATCCGCTTGATGTGGGGGGTGTCACCATCTCTCAGGCCATCAGTGCGGGAACTTTTCTGGCGGGGCTGCTCATGCTTGTGCTAATCTATAAGAGGATGCCGATGGTGAGCCCGCGCGTTGCCCCGTTCGTATGGCCCGACGAGGAAGCCGCCACGAACAGCAGGTAG
- a CDS encoding redoxin domain-containing protein, translated as MKTNVFAQKILTAGLGFMLAGGCAQSQRTPGKVAPNFELTDLSGQKVSLAQHKGHVVMICFWAVG; from the coding sequence ATGAAGACAAACGTGTTCGCGCAGAAAATTCTCACGGCGGGCCTCGGGTTCATGCTGGCCGGAGGATGTGCCCAATCGCAGAGAACGCCCGGCAAGGTTGCTCCCAACTTTGAGCTAACCGATCTGTCCGGACAGAAAGTGTCCCTGGCCCAGCACAAGGGCCACGTTGTGATGATCTGCTTCTGGGCCGTCGGGTGA
- a CDS encoding Mrp/NBP35 family ATP-binding protein, with the protein MSLTQETITTALRQVQDPELHKDLVTLNMVKSIAVDGSAVRLGIELTTPACPMKDHIQKDIEAALKQIGATKVHIEWSAQVRSTPKLAAHLPGVKNVIAVGAGKGGVGKSTVAVLAAVGLAREGAKVGLMDADVYGPSIPKMLGIEFEKPRVRNEKLLPLDACGIKVMSIGFMVEPERAVIWRGPMVHGVIKQFLEQVDWGELDYLIIDLPPGTGDVPLTLSQSIPITGAVVVCTPQEVALLDAIKALRMYQQLNVDILGIVENMSYFRAPDTGTEYDIFGRGGAKKAAERVGVPFLGEIPINISIRLSGDSGSPADAFEKADQATRDAIVSFVRKMAGQVSIKSASGAVPLELKIT; encoded by the coding sequence ATGAGTCTGACTCAAGAAACCATCACGACAGCCCTTCGGCAAGTCCAGGACCCCGAACTGCACAAAGACCTTGTGACGTTGAATATGGTCAAGAGCATCGCCGTCGACGGGTCCGCCGTACGGCTGGGTATCGAATTAACGACCCCGGCGTGTCCGATGAAGGACCACATTCAAAAGGACATCGAAGCGGCCCTCAAACAGATCGGCGCGACCAAGGTACACATTGAGTGGAGCGCTCAAGTCCGCTCCACCCCCAAACTCGCCGCCCACCTGCCGGGCGTCAAGAACGTCATCGCCGTCGGTGCCGGCAAAGGCGGCGTCGGAAAGTCGACCGTTGCTGTTCTCGCCGCCGTCGGCCTCGCCCGCGAAGGCGCAAAGGTCGGGCTTATGGACGCCGACGTGTACGGCCCATCCATTCCCAAGATGCTGGGGATCGAATTTGAGAAGCCGCGGGTGCGCAATGAGAAGTTACTTCCTCTCGACGCCTGCGGCATCAAGGTCATGTCGATCGGGTTCATGGTCGAGCCCGAGCGAGCGGTAATTTGGCGCGGCCCCATGGTCCACGGCGTTATCAAACAATTCCTGGAACAGGTCGATTGGGGCGAATTGGACTATCTGATCATCGACTTGCCGCCCGGGACCGGCGACGTACCTCTCACCCTCTCGCAGTCGATCCCGATAACCGGTGCGGTCGTCGTCTGCACGCCGCAGGAAGTGGCCCTGCTTGACGCGATCAAAGCCCTGAGGATGTACCAGCAACTCAACGTCGACATCCTCGGCATCGTCGAGAACATGAGCTACTTCCGCGCTCCCGATACAGGCACGGAATACGACATCTTCGGCCGAGGCGGCGCCAAGAAGGCCGCCGAGCGAGTCGGCGTTCCTTTTCTCGGCGAGATTCCAATCAACATCAGCATCCGATTGAGCGGAGACTCAGGCAGCCCCGCGGACGCTTTCGAGAAAGCGGATCAGGCCACGCGCGATGCCATCGTATCCTTCGTTCGCAAAATGGCGGGACAAGTGAGCATCAAGTCAGCAAGCGGCGCTGTCCCACTTGAGCTCAAGATCACCTGA
- a CDS encoding pantoate--beta-alanine ligase, with product MARTVAEVRGAVADARRAGRTICFVPTMGALHAGHVSLIHAAAGASDPFVVVSIYVNPKQFGPNEDFTAYPRALDADAKACAEAGVCLLFVPDTMEIYPPGDQTRVVPGPLADALCGPYRPGHFEGVCTVVARLFNIVTPDIAYFGQKDAQQAVIIRRMVEDLRMAVRIQVCPLVRDADGLALSSRNARLRPEDRDGALLLYKALCSGKDRIEAGEMSMGRVIAAMKSVVSGAADVSTDYLSVVDPDTLAELSGPQPRMMIAGAIRLAGVRLIDNILVNLP from the coding sequence ATCGCACGAACCGTCGCCGAAGTAAGAGGTGCGGTCGCTGATGCGCGTCGTGCCGGCCGGACGATCTGTTTTGTCCCGACCATGGGGGCGCTGCATGCCGGGCACGTCAGCTTGATTCACGCAGCCGCCGGAGCCAGCGATCCCTTCGTCGTCGTTAGTATTTATGTCAATCCAAAGCAGTTTGGGCCGAACGAGGACTTCACTGCATATCCGCGGGCTCTTGATGCCGACGCGAAGGCTTGCGCCGAAGCGGGCGTTTGCCTCCTGTTTGTGCCGGACACGATGGAGATTTATCCACCGGGAGATCAGACGCGCGTTGTGCCCGGCCCGCTGGCTGATGCACTTTGCGGCCCCTATCGGCCGGGGCACTTTGAAGGAGTCTGCACGGTCGTTGCCCGGCTGTTTAACATTGTGACGCCCGACATCGCTTACTTCGGTCAGAAAGACGCCCAGCAGGCGGTTATCATTCGGCGGATGGTTGAAGACCTGCGGATGGCGGTGAGGATCCAAGTTTGTCCACTGGTGCGGGATGCCGATGGATTGGCACTATCCAGCAGAAATGCCCGATTGCGGCCGGAAGACCGGGACGGCGCTTTACTCCTCTATAAGGCGCTATGTTCCGGGAAGGATCGGATCGAGGCCGGGGAGATGTCCATGGGTCGGGTGATCGCCGCGATGAAGTCGGTCGTGTCCGGCGCGGCGGATGTTTCCACGGACTATCTAAGCGTCGTGGACCCGGATACGCTGGCGGAATTGAGCGGGCCGCAGCCGCGCATGATGATCGCCGGGGCCATTCGGTTGGCGGGCGTCAGGTTGATTGATAACATTCTCGTAAACTTGCCATAG
- a CDS encoding ferritin family protein, protein MSDAPTPDAAAGRGPDKLLAIGAYGEMVAAYRYLVLSEKAPSEKLRVEFAAMADEEQEHKQRLQKLLADMYPTADFVLTAEDKESVVTGPRLLEIRTENDLVEAMQMILETERKTASFYGHHSKLIPIPHLKSLFHELAEEGAEHYQRLKSLAREAGLLSPSNDPS, encoded by the coding sequence ATGAGCGATGCCCCTACCCCTGACGCGGCGGCCGGCCGCGGACCCGACAAGCTGCTTGCGATCGGCGCATACGGCGAAATGGTGGCTGCCTACCGCTATCTCGTTCTTTCCGAAAAAGCACCCAGCGAGAAGCTCCGCGTCGAATTCGCCGCAATGGCCGACGAAGAACAGGAACACAAACAGCGACTGCAGAAGCTCCTCGCCGACATGTACCCCACCGCCGATTTCGTACTGACCGCCGAAGACAAGGAATCCGTCGTAACCGGCCCGCGCCTTCTGGAGATTCGCACGGAAAACGACCTGGTCGAAGCAATGCAGATGATTCTGGAGACGGAGCGAAAAACGGCAAGCTTCTACGGGCATCACAGCAAGCTAATCCCGATTCCGCACTTAAAGTCGCTCTTTCACGAGCTGGCAGAAGAGGGGGCGGAACATTATCAGCGGCTTAAATCCCTGGCTCGCGAGGCCGGTCTGCTTTCGCCATCCAACGACCCGAGTTGA
- a CDS encoding HEAT repeat domain-containing protein: MRNARMLALAAVIFGGQAAPVPGQSAQRMSFRNNLLPGHLTRHSIKRTTRRTIKKPEYVETLVYSQQAWLTQCNIDESTPGSVMVYQMTDDLPAKVRKLYRDKKEIKPTPSAALFNLPPPSTRLQSATLTARDAPIQAPLSDPVNRTIMQMVLDFAHWPVEKLDAGHRWERDLKLDNFEGTQTFEFVDLAKIKDDVHARLTVFVEGRFTGSLEREYQFGKAQIIIHWSRPDRVLQKLDAKVSFARARGSAAEEYDIRLTSRLTDMRLLNEDAQELIKVQLTAFAGALDALRKKDANAAEHICDEYLGRWPDSLWQPAVVELQRQASPGRAGERLSTKRLKKALVETFLAWESARNSREHDLVEKTQGILKKLSAEYPEKLDQLARDKSDVVRAHAVFALALSDRPDDLGRVQGLLKDKSKRVRAMALAGLSAAGPAGISTEALLKALDDPEPSVRRRACQAVAACVAPEHYSIVSAVEKISHLMVFDESEGVRTEAVRALGVIGAPADVAALRKALKHELSQNIRREIERAIERLQSRE, translated from the coding sequence ATGCGAAATGCCAGAATGCTCGCACTTGCGGCCGTCATATTCGGCGGACAGGCGGCGCCGGTCCCGGGTCAGTCCGCGCAGCGAATGAGCTTTCGCAACAATCTGCTGCCCGGCCATCTCACGCGGCACTCGATCAAGCGCACGACACGGCGCACGATCAAAAAGCCCGAGTACGTGGAGACGCTGGTTTATTCTCAGCAGGCATGGCTTACTCAATGCAACATCGACGAGTCGACGCCCGGCAGCGTGATGGTCTATCAAATGACGGACGACCTGCCCGCGAAGGTTCGCAAGCTTTATCGCGACAAGAAGGAGATCAAGCCGACCCCGAGCGCGGCGCTGTTTAACCTGCCGCCTCCCAGCACGCGGCTTCAGAGCGCCACGCTTACGGCGCGGGACGCTCCGATTCAGGCGCCGCTCTCCGATCCGGTTAATCGAACGATCATGCAGATGGTCCTCGACTTCGCTCATTGGCCGGTCGAGAAGCTGGATGCCGGGCATCGATGGGAGCGCGATCTGAAGCTCGACAACTTTGAGGGGACGCAGACTTTTGAATTCGTCGATCTGGCGAAGATCAAGGACGACGTTCATGCGCGGTTGACGGTTTTTGTCGAAGGCCGTTTTACGGGGTCATTGGAGCGCGAGTATCAATTCGGGAAGGCGCAGATCATCATCCACTGGTCCCGGCCCGACCGTGTCCTTCAGAAGCTTGATGCGAAAGTTTCGTTTGCGCGCGCGCGTGGCTCCGCGGCCGAGGAATATGATATCAGACTTACCAGTCGTCTTACCGACATGAGGCTCCTGAATGAAGATGCTCAGGAGTTGATCAAAGTTCAGCTCACGGCGTTTGCCGGGGCGCTTGATGCGCTTCGTAAGAAGGACGCAAACGCGGCGGAGCACATTTGCGATGAATACCTGGGGCGATGGCCGGATTCCCTATGGCAGCCTGCGGTGGTCGAGCTTCAGCGACAGGCATCGCCTGGTCGGGCCGGCGAGCGTCTTTCGACGAAGAGACTTAAGAAAGCGCTCGTGGAGACGTTTCTCGCATGGGAGTCCGCTCGCAACAGTCGGGAGCACGATCTCGTTGAGAAGACCCAGGGCATTCTCAAGAAACTTTCCGCTGAGTACCCTGAGAAGCTCGATCAGCTAGCGCGAGACAAGAGCGACGTTGTTCGCGCGCACGCCGTCTTTGCGCTGGCATTGAGCGACAGGCCCGACGATCTTGGTCGCGTACAAGGCTTGCTCAAGGACAAGTCCAAGCGCGTTCGGGCGATGGCGCTTGCGGGCCTTTCGGCTGCCGGTCCTGCCGGCATCAGCACGGAGGCTTTGCTTAAAGCACTCGACGATCCGGAACCTTCGGTGCGACGCCGCGCTTGTCAGGCTGTGGCGGCGTGTGTGGCGCCGGAGCACTACTCGATCGTGTCGGCGGTCGAGAAGATTTCGCATCTCATGGTTTTCGACGAGTCCGAGGGTGTCCGAACCGAGGCCGTGCGAGCGCTTGGGGTCATCGGAGCTCCGGCGGATGTGGCTGCCCTTCGGAAGGCGCTGAAGCATGAACTCAGTCAGAACATCCGCCGGGAAATCGAGCGAGCGATCGAGCGACTGCAATCGCGCGAGTAA
- a CDS encoding PQQ-dependent sugar dehydrogenase: MLSVLVLIPLATGCTLLEAILGLLGGGGPPPTTQVGLELIADGLVAPVGLVAPPDGSNRLFVIDQIGKIRVIDSSGKLLDKPFLDLADRMVAINTSFDERGLLGLAFHPDYANNGRLFVFYTAPKQADIPAGFDSESHISEFAVLPGDANCADSTSERIVLRFGKPQANHNGGQLAFGPDGFLYIGVGDGGAANDEGTGHNLTIGNGQDKNSLLGKILRIDVNGALPYQVPPSNPFVADPNARDEIFAWGLRNPYRFSFESTGQNRLFAADVGQALFEEVNIVTLGANYGWRIREGFSCFDLDNPVVPSQNCDTHAADGTPLTDPILQYPHSEPAGGPQGSAVIGGFVYHGNTLPLVGQYIFGDYSKGPPFADGSLFAAEESAEGAWSMREVGVRDRPDLRFGRFILGFGQDAAGELYLLSSANLGPTGETGQVHRIIP; encoded by the coding sequence ATGTTGAGCGTCCTCGTGCTCATTCCCCTGGCGACCGGTTGCACCCTGTTGGAGGCAATCCTCGGACTTCTGGGGGGAGGTGGTCCGCCCCCGACCACACAAGTCGGGCTTGAACTCATCGCCGATGGCCTCGTCGCGCCGGTCGGCCTGGTGGCCCCGCCCGATGGCTCAAACAGGTTGTTCGTCATAGATCAAATTGGCAAGATTCGAGTAATCGACTCGTCGGGCAAACTGCTCGACAAGCCCTTTCTCGATCTCGCCGACCGGATGGTCGCCATCAACACCAGCTTCGACGAGCGCGGCCTCCTGGGCCTCGCATTCCATCCTGACTATGCCAATAACGGCCGCCTCTTCGTCTTCTATACCGCGCCGAAACAAGCAGACATTCCCGCCGGGTTCGATTCTGAATCGCACATCTCCGAGTTTGCGGTCCTGCCCGGCGACGCGAATTGCGCCGACTCAACCAGCGAACGCATCGTGCTGCGATTCGGCAAACCGCAGGCCAACCACAACGGCGGACAACTCGCCTTCGGGCCCGACGGATTTTTATATATCGGTGTCGGTGATGGTGGCGCCGCAAACGATGAAGGCACGGGACACAATCTGACCATCGGCAACGGTCAGGACAAAAACTCCCTGCTCGGCAAAATCCTCCGCATCGACGTCAACGGCGCATTGCCGTACCAAGTGCCCCCCTCAAACCCCTTCGTCGCAGACCCCAACGCCCGCGACGAAATCTTCGCCTGGGGCCTGCGAAATCCCTATCGGTTCTCATTTGAATCAACCGGACAGAATCGACTATTCGCCGCCGACGTCGGACAGGCGCTCTTCGAAGAGGTCAACATTGTGACACTCGGTGCAAATTACGGCTGGCGCATTCGAGAGGGCTTCTCTTGTTTCGACCTGGACAATCCCGTCGTCCCCTCTCAGAACTGCGATACCCACGCCGCCGATGGAACGCCCCTCACCGACCCCATCCTGCAATACCCCCACAGCGAACCCGCCGGCGGCCCGCAGGGCTCGGCTGTCATCGGCGGATTTGTCTACCACGGCAACACGCTCCCCCTCGTCGGACAATACATCTTCGGCGACTACAGCAAGGGGCCGCCCTTCGCTGACGGTTCGCTCTTTGCCGCCGAAGAATCCGCCGAGGGCGCCTGGTCGATGCGGGAAGTCGGCGTTCGCGATCGTCCCGATCTTCGATTCGGCAGATTCATTCTCGGCTTCGGGCAGGATGCCGCGGGCGAACTCTACCTCCTGAGTTCCGCGAACCTCGGACCCACCGGCGAAACCGGACAGGTGCATCGGATAATTCCGTGA